DNA from Solanum stenotomum isolate F172 chromosome 3, ASM1918654v1, whole genome shotgun sequence:
GTATGATTGCGATCACGGCTAAGGTCATGATGGCTGTCGTCGTATTTCTCTTCTTTGCGGTGGTCTTGGTATTCTTCCTTCACATATACTCCAAATTTTTCACGAGAGAGGACGCCAACCCGAACGACGACACAAGGCGTCGCCGCCGCCGCCGGTTCGACTTCGCCGGTGGTTATCAGGAAGTGAATGCACTCCGGAGAGGCCTTGACCGTTCAATCCTTAAAACCATACCCGTAATTCAATTTGATACCAAGGATTTTAAAGATGGATTGAAATGCTCAGTTTGTCTTAGCGAAGTCTGTGAAGGTGAAAAGGCGAGACTTTTGCCTGAATGCAATCATGGGTTTCATGTCGATTGCATTGATATGTGGTTTCAATCTCATTCCACTTGTCCTTTATGCCGAAACCCTGTTTCAGAAATGTCCTCTACGAAGTCCATCATTGTAGAATCAAATTCCGGGGCCATTAGGGCACCAGTAGAAGAAGGCTCAGTAGCTTCCACAGAGACACGAAATTTACCAACTAATGTTCTGTTCTGGGGAGATGAAACTACTACATCATCAGCATCCACAAGTACTAGTAGGCCAgatggggttttgatgattgatattCCAAGACAGAATAGTGAAGAGGCAGAAGAAGAACAGAAAACACCAACACCGACACGATTGAGATCTTTAACGAGGCTTTTTAGCAGTTTGAATCCTTGCAGTCCCAGAAATGTAGATGTAGAACAAGGAAGCAGGGGCCAGAGCTAGAGATTGTTACACCTCTTGAATTTGGAGAGGAGTCGAATCTTAGGAACTATATAATTTACTAGGTTAAAGTTAATTGATTGATTCTTGATGCAGATGAGAAGTTGTGTGCAATCTTTAGATGTCTATGTATTGTATATGTGTAAAACAAATTGCTAGGGCCAAGGGGCTTCTCTGTTTGAGAATTGAGGGGAATCTATCTTCTCTTACAGGAGAGTATTaggaatttttttgttattaatatGAGTGTTCATTTGTTGTATGGCTTCTACAATTCATTGTACGGCTTACTCGAAATATCATGCAGGCGTTTGGACAATATTTGGTTGAAATTTGAGAGTAGTTTGCAGTAAAAATGAAGCATTATGAGTGTGTCTGATTTTCCTGAAATTCGTCAAACaaaatgttgatgttgatgcTATTCAAATTCTAAACTCCAAAATCATGGGTGAATTCAGAACTTATTCCTAGACTAGCATGTGATGATGAAAAAAAGAACCTGTTCCTTGCAACAAATGCAAATTCTTTTTTGCATATGATATTTGTTTGCATTCACCTCACAGAAATTAGAACACATAGATTCACACATACCTGTAGTCTCTGCTAAATTAAACCTACCCTTTTGCAATCTTAAGTTACCAGATAAACAGGTCCATAAGATTGAACATCAGGAGTACTATTCTTAACCTTGTGAAGACAGAGATAAGGTATTTCATTGTCCACTCTGTTCATTGGACTGAACAGATATGTTAAGGGCCCAGACAAAGGCTTATTGGGCCTTCCAGCTATAGTACCTGGCCCGCTGATCCCTGGCAATGGACCAGAGACACATCCACGCTTCAGCTTGTTAATGGTAGAGCCTTTTGAAGTTTCTCTGCTCCCctgattcttcttcttatcAGTCTTCAGCCATGAAAACAGAGAGCTTTTCCATGACTTCTTGCAAGTTTTCTTAACATCATTTCCAAAATTGTTGTTTCTCAGTTCCACAGAACGTGGAGGTGTAGCACTGAATTTCACTTCAGATACATGCTTTCTCGCTTCTGACAAGAACTGTAAAATGCGcaagtcataaatcatcaaaTGTCATCTAGCTGGTAATGAGAAACGGATTCAGAATATAAACTTGACGGTTCAACTATTGAGTGTCTTACCACTAAATCTACAGCACTTTCAAAAATTAAAGGTTCAACATTTAATACCCACTTGAGCCTGACTCAACCCAACTGGATCATGGATAGGATATCAAAATGGGGATAGACATATGACTCTGATATCATGTACAGACAAAGTGGGGAGTAACTTATCTCATTACTCAAAGAATACAATGATATTAATACACAAAGAGAATAAGTTAACTACAGTAACAAGATATTCAAATCTCTAAAAGTCACCTATACTATCACATAAATACACAACTGTAGTAATGTTGTAAACAAAGCCGGGCAGAATGGTACATTGTATATACCAaggttaatttttattttttttttgggtgtataaagtaaaaaaatgttGAATCACTTATTGGAAACTATGCCTCCACCACTGAATAAAAGATAGAAACTTTATATGAGCTGAAGATAAAAGGCAAAAAAACAATTGACTTACATCCGTAAAGTCTGTGTGAGGATCAAACTCGTAGCCACAATAGTCCCCACCTTCATATTTTGGGTATATGGGAAACTTGTTCATATTTTGCTCCCTGGAATTTCAAAATGCAGGTTCAAGTTTGAGCCATGTGAAGTGAAAATTTTCATCAAGTCTTACAAATCATGCCTATATAGAGATACATTTTGTTCATTGGAGGGCTCCCCTAATAATAGTAGATTCCAAAAGAGAAAAGGTactgttaaaaaaaaataaagatggaaAGGCCAGCTAAGGCTTTTCTATATCCCATGAGAGTTAGTTGTGTATGAAAAAACTGGTGGTTGGATAAATTGGATTAGTTAAGGAAAGCTATATTTACCAATGCTTAACAATGAAAGGAAGGATCAGCATAAGCAACTGTTTTTATTGGTTGAAATGGATCACACTGTCACCATCATTACAGAGACCTAAATAACACTCTCagtaatttaaaaaagaaaaatcgatgagtatggatttttttttcttttttacaatTTCATAAAGGTACATACCTAAGGAAAAGAGTTTCTTCAAAACAAAGTGCTGTAGCAGTTGACTCTTGAGCTTTTCTGGAGTGAGGTGAAGGATTTGAATTCATGAAGAAATTAATGTTGGTAACAAGAGTGAGAGAGACGTAATCATATCTCAGAGAGTAATTAAATAGCAAAAGCAGGGAATAAAGGCAACCTTTTTGTTAACGTACGATTTCACCACGTCTCCACTGTATAAACTATAGAGTAGGtaagtaataaatataaaatggaTTGTATTAAGATGTGAAATTTTACGGCGCAATTTTTGGAGTGGAGTTTTAGGCGAAAGGTTTTATTATTACCTAGTGGACGACAAGGCAACGTGAAAAGAGGGGTTAACATCATCATGCCAGTAGTCATGGGTTTCAACTTTCAAGCATGGCTTAGACTATATTGGATTTTCATCTCTCTTTACATAAAATTGATTGTTCTTTTCATTGATCTACCATTCAAatttagttgattgattgataagtCTCCGTTTCCCATAAAGAAAAACCTCAGATTTTAAGTGAACAAGTATAAACCAGTCACGAGTGAGAAATAATTGGTTTAGTCAGCTATACGGAATAGCTCATCAAACACGGCACCACGGAAAGCATTAGTAATGACAGGTTGCCTTTTTATGCCACATTTTCAATTTTACCAGAAAGAACGATAGACTTGATACTTTTACTAGACCTTTCACCTTCACTTGTCAAGCCTATAACTACACATGTCTgtctatatattatatatacctCTTCCCCTCCCtgaaaaaaataggaaaaaaaaaaaagaagaataaaccCACATTTGCGAACTATAAACAGACAAAGCAGAAGGAAAGGATTAGCTCCTGCAACTCTGAGCCCTTCACAATAAAAGCACATTATGTTATCTTTCCACTGACGTGCGCAATAGGAAAGAGAAGCCCATTAGCTAGATTAAGAGATTAGTTAGATCTCCACTTAAGAGTCATGCCTATACATTCCCCCTAGGTAAATCAAAAACCTAAAATATTAGGTGAAATAACAGGAACCAGGAGCGGGGATGACTACGTATCCATGTGATATGGGGGTGGTCTGTTCTTCACCGTAGTGCACAAAACAAGATTCCAGTCATCAAAGCTGAAGCAGAGGCAGGGCCATTACAACACCAAAAATTGAAACTAGCAACAGCAACAACCAAGTTGGGACGGATTTCCTCTGTTGGTTTTTGACGTCTTTTAGAGGCTTCACTCTGTTCACTTCATCCTTTGTGGAATTGTCATGCTCTTCCAACAAGGGTCTAGACTTTTCTGCTCCAGCTGGCATGGATGATACCTGCTCTGGAACAGGCTGCGACGGAAGCTGCTGCTGTTCATACTTCTCCACATACTCGGGAAACAATTTCCTAAAGGTTGGgctatcataaaaaaaaatagagagtaAGTTCCCTCCTACCTAATAAAAACGTAATAAAGGAAAATACAAACGGTAAAATAGCATATCCATCTCTCATGCAGGAGATCTTGAACAGTGGAGACAAAAGCTCGAggcaattatacaaatacaacacAACAGCAAGGAACTCGCAGTCAACTCACTTTTTACAATTAAAAGCCAAGGATGCCTTTGCAAGCTTCTCCTTCTCAGCAACTGTTGTTGATACACTGCCTGTGGTAGGACTATTGTCCATCTGCAAGTAATAGATAATTAGAACGCGAGATAGCAACTGTATTATGTAATGCATGTTCAAACCCCAACATACTTTGCAAAAAGAAATGATTCAACAAATGAAGAAAAGGTTATCTGAGCAAGCAATCAACTTATCAGTAAACCACCTATTCATAACTGCAGATAGAAATCGGAGAATTTGTTCATGCTTCTGAATATTTTTGGTGTTCATGCCAGTTGGTCTGAGTAAAGCAACCATCAGATGGAAGGGTCAAAAGATAGACAAGAAGCATAGAGAAGTTTGGAGAACAGTCCCTTTGTGCATTTTTTGGACAGTGAGGCTAGATGGAAATATTAGATAATTTGAGGGTGAAGATCATATAAACTGGCAGAGGACATCATCATAGAGGTGATAGAACATGAAGTTTAGAATACTTTTCTTGGTAGGCAGACGTAGAGCCACAAAGGGAGTATGGGGAAACTTCACCAACTACCAGACTCCCTCCTTTTCTCCTATACCACTCAGAGGTAGCTTTTATGCTATAGCTCAAATGATCTTTAATGTGATGGGATGACTTCAGATTGTCCTCAACCTCTACCAGGGCTTCCGTGCACAGAGACAGATAGAACTCAATTGTCCAGACACACGTAAAAGAAATAACATTTTCATAAAAGGAAAAGCACAAAGTAAATAAAGCATGATCTGAAAATACATAAGCAGATGAAATGGGAACACCAGGAGTCATTATAAGCTGCATTAGTAGAACGAACTTTACCATAAATGAGAGCAGCCCTGTTAGTATGCTGCATGCAGAACAGGGAAAAGTTAGCCCgagcaaagaagaaaaaaacatctCATTTTAGCTGTAAGAATAAATAGACATGTTTTTGCTAATTTGTTTCAACAAGAAATCAGAAACatgttaaacaaaaaaaacaataataaaatatttataacaaaGTGCACACACATGGAGTGCAACTGAGTAGATGGTGTTTGAGATTTCATATCATTGACTCCAACTTGGAATTGAGAGTAGTTTGCCTTTGTCgttgaaagagaagaaaattggCAGGCAAACGAATTAATTCAAGCAAATTTACATGGAATGAGTGAATGGGACTTAAAAAAGGAGGGAGACAGGGCACAGGTTTAAGCTAAAGTGGAGCAAAAGAGAGGGACTGGCAGCCTGGGGATAGGGCATCTGTTtgtggggtgggggggggggggggggggggggggggggggggggggggggggggggggggggggggggggggagtctGGAGTGCAGTGAGGTGGGTCTCAGGTGGCAGGGAGATACAGAGGAGTGGTCCTGAAAACAAAATTTTTCACAAGTGAAAACACATATAACCTCTTCGTTAAGAAATAATGTTTGCTTTTAAAAGTGGAAAGAGTGATATATATTTCCTTGTCATGGCAGAAACGAAAACAtaaactctttttttaaaaaaatttgcaacAATGATTTGATTTTCCTAGTCattacaaaaacaaaaccaGACAAGGTTTTTTGGTTACCAAACAGGCACTAAAGAAAGTATTGCCAGACAAATAAGCATTATTTATTGTTTGCAACTCATTACCTTGACACAGACCACATTGGATTCCAGCTCTCTGGATGGACTGTGAAGAAATAAGGAAACAAAGGTTAAGAACAGACAAAGATCATCACAAAGCAACAGAAAACTGTGACAATTAGGCAATTCTAAAAGCACTTACAGTCACTCATAGATAAGCAGATTTTCTTTTGCGTCATAAATCTTCCGTTTGGAGTAGTCATActacagaaaaagaaaacatatgtgCTGTAAAAATCAGCAGGAACAAAACCCTCAAAAGCATGGAGACAACCTAGGTTGGAGAGTTGAAACAAGCAAGGGAATTTCAAACTCATCTGAAGTTAGACTACCTGATCCCTGGAGGTTTAAATGGATATTCTGGAGGAAACTTGATCTTCCCATAATAAAATCCACCTAATGATGGGAAGCGGTATCATTtcatgaacaacaacaaaaggaGCATAAGTTAATTCCAGAAGAATAACAAATATACAAAAAAGACAGGAAGACGGGTTGGAGGAACGAGAGTGCTATCACCCAACAATATCAGCTAATCCAATAATTGAAATACTGAACTCAGAAAAAAGTAGCGACCTGCAAATGGCGTTCCTTCACTCCCCTCCAAAACATAATCTGGACACACAGTTTAGATAGAAGTAGGACCATTAGTAATATCAAAGCAAACAAATGACGAATTAATTGATCAAGAGAaaccaaaggaaaaaaaaggaaaacaaaaggaGGGCCACTCCCTGCAAATAAGTCTAGTCAGTTATATTAATTAGAAATACTGCTACATTTTCATAAACTTACTTTActtgtaaagaaaaaagaaaaaaagttcatTTGTTAAGAGACAATTTTACTCCATAATTGACTGCAAGAACATGAGCAGAAGTAGGACTCACGCCACTCAAGGATATCATTCGGAGAAGGGCGGGCCACAACATGGGAAACAGGTTCCTGCAATGGAGAATGCATCACTACCTTAGAGTGTTGTACAACATAATTAAATTTGCATGGTGTAGAATAGTCTAGCCCATAGAAGGCATAGGAGGATGTCATCAAACATGAGTAAGTCCATGAAGTAAAACATTCTCCAAGATATGACACGAATTTAAGCACACAACTTGCATATCTTCAGGCCTAGCAATGGTGTGGAGGGAAGCAAGAACCCACCATCGCATAATTAACAATTACTAATCTTAGTTTACATGCGTTGCAAATAACTATAGACTGAAATAAAGTATCTGGTAATGCTTCAAATGTAGAGCAATAACAAGCAACTAAAAGGTTACGTACTTTACAAAGTGCTCTATATTCCTTCTGAAGGCGCTTTACACATGCTTTTTCTGCCATGTCTTAGcttcaaaatatattgaaacTAAGAGAGTGCTGCAAAGCTTTCCTTATCCTCTTGACCACCAAAGAAATACAACAACCTGTAAACATATGAGATGCTTAACAAACCCAGGAATTCCAAACTTATTAAGCATAGAGAATATAGGGCATTACATTTCCAGGTAGAATAGTGCCCAAGAAAGACTATTAagtccacaaaaaaataatgcaGGAACAAAAAGCGGGCAACGCCAGCTAAGTCTGTTCCCAGTAGCAATTAGGAGCAGTGTTGGAGCCAAGAATTGAAGGATAGAGGAAGCTTACAAAGAGAAGCGAGCAACATGTATTTTCAGAGAAAACAATAAACAGGGAGCATcagaatatattttaaaaggtttctTCTAGACTCTCAtatttcctaacttaaacaggACAATAACTTCACATATTCTTAATAAAGGCAGTGTCTGGGTCAACTTTACTCATCTCGATGAATGCATTGGGTACCTGCCACCTCCCATACACACAAGTACCCAATAACTTGGTCCGACGAGGCTTAGGTAGATGACAAAAGATGCGTTCAATCAACAGTAAATATTGGACAGGACTCAGGGGACTGTTGATCAAGAACCCTCCACTTTCAATCAAATGAATTAGTCACTGGGGGAGGGGAGAAAACACTGTGGACACCCTGAGGAGTGAGGAGAGGGTTTACTGTTGAAAAGAAGAATTAAGAGAAATATTGTTCAGAATTGCCAGGTCATTTACAATACGCATCCATATTGTgcatttgaatttcaaaaggaCAACTATCATAGATAATACAGGTCACTGACAAACATCAGTCCAGATTATAAGATTGGAAAATAGGGTGTGATGGAAATAGTGACTGAATAAAAATTCTAGCCAGCAAACAAATGCACTTTCTTCTGACTAGGCCTAACATTCATTTTGCTTCACCAAGCCCTTCTGTTGGGGCATCACCTCTTTACCAATCCTCCCTTCTCTTCAGCAACAGATTGGATTCTTGCTGGACTTTGAAATGTGTATAAACCGGAAGTTTGTAATCAAATGGACAAATGTTTCCCACAAGTCATTATATTCAGCCATACAAAGAATAGGACAGGTTTCCAAAGTAATGAGGGCAAAGAATAATggaataagagaaaaaaatatttttctacaaGTGAAAAACAAGTTAGCTAGAATAAAGTAGGATGTTTGTAAAGAATCCAGTCTTCAACTGAAAAGCctatactatttttttcataagAGGAACCAACACGTATCAAGTCCTTACTCTATAGTACacaaagtttttctttttgatggGTCTACAGTACACAAGGTTCAAACACCAAGAAAGATTCTACATACTCAAGCAATGTAGAGGAAaggagtgaaaaaaaaaattatcagaaAAAGGCATGAAGAGTTTTTGCTTTCTTTCTTAGAGTATCCACGACCAATCATGGATGGGGATTGAATGTGAGTACAAAATCATTGGCAAAACTATGGAATATTGCCAGCAGATAATACTAGCGAATGGATACCGTCAAGCATGGCAGATCTTTCTTGGTAGAAGGTTTGACATCTATTGTTTTCCACTCGTACGGCTGTTACATTAGAAAAAGCTCAATGCCGTACAAGACATCACCTTTTACCTCAAATGACGCTTTCATGGACCAAAGCCCGTCAAGATATCTTGAGAACTACACTCCATTCATCTGGTTATTTAGATATTTCTAGTACTATATAGACAACCTAATGAAAGATTTTTTCTT
Protein-coding regions in this window:
- the LOC125857805 gene encoding ubiquitin-conjugating enzyme E2 34-like, with amino-acid sequence MAEKACVKRLQKEYRALCKEPVSHVVARPSPNDILEWHYVLEGSEGTPFAGGFYYGKIKFPPEYPFKPPGISMTTPNGRFMTQKKICLSMSDFHPESWNPMWSVSSILTGLLSFMMDNSPTTGSVSTTVAEKEKLAKASLAFNCKNPTFRKLFPEYVEKYEQQQLPSQPVPEQVSSMPAGAEKSRPLLEEHDNSTKDEVNRVKPLKDVKNQQRKSVPTWLLLLLVSIFGVVMALPLLQL
- the LOC125857806 gene encoding uncharacterized protein LOC125857806, whose product is MNKFPIYPKYEGGDYCGYEFDPHTDFTDFLSEARKHVSEVKFSATPPRSVELRNNNFGNDVKKTCKKSWKSSLFSWLKTDKKKNQGSRETSKGSTINKLKRGCVSGPLPGISGPGTIAGRPNKPLSGPLTYLFSPMNRVDNEIPYLCLHKVKNSTPDVQSYGPVYLVT
- the LOC125857804 gene encoding RING-H2 finger protein ATL3-like, which encodes MGSGKLGDSGMIAITAKVMMAVVVFLFFAVVLVFFLHIYSKFFTREDANPNDDTRRRRRRRFDFAGGYQEVNALRRGLDRSILKTIPVIQFDTKDFKDGLKCSVCLSEVCEGEKARLLPECNHGFHVDCIDMWFQSHSTCPLCRNPVSEMSSTKSIIVESNSGAIRAPVEEGSVASTETRNLPTNVLFWGDETTTSSASTSTSRPDGVLMIDIPRQNSEEAEEEQKTPTPTRLRSLTRLFSSLNPCSPRNVDVEQGSRGQS